One window of Lepeophtheirus salmonis chromosome Z, UVic_Lsal_1.4, whole genome shotgun sequence genomic DNA carries:
- the LOC121130372 gene encoding uncharacterized protein, with the protein MDIGNVHKKIKKFQCNYCSRSFTQSGSLKTHIEGVHEKIKKYQCNYCSSTFSLSGNLKTHINGVHKKIKKFQCSYCSSSFTQSGSLKTHINIVHEKINKLKCNYCSSTFTLSGNLKAHIECVHEKIKKFQCSYCSSSFTNSSNLKTHTEGVHKKIKKFQCSYCSRSFTQSGSLKRHIEGVHEKKKKYQCNYCSGTFTLSDSLKTHIECVHENIKKFQCSYCSSSFKRSGDLKRHIHGVHEKIKKFQCTYCSSSFTQSGSLKTHIEGVHEKIKKFKCTYCSSTFSLSGNLKTHIKCVHEKIKNFQCSYCSCSFKRSGDLKTHIEGVHEDMQTNQFINCFSSVTQSDSLKTHLESVDEKIKKIQCGSCFCTFTCLESLQMHHAAHHK; encoded by the coding sequence ATGGATATAGGAAATGTTCATAAGAAgatcaaaaaattccaatgtaatTACTGCTCTCGTTCTTTCACACAATCTGGAAGCTTGAAGacgcatattgaaggtgttcatgaaaagataaaaaaataccaatgtaatTACTGCTCAAGTACTTTTTCACTCTCTGGAAACTTGAAGACGCATATTAATGGTGTTCATAAGAAgatcaaaaaattccaatgtagttactgctctagttcttttacacaatccGGGAGCTTGAAGACGCATATTAATattgttcatgagaagataaataAACTCAAATGTAATTACTGTTCCAGTACTTTTACACTCTCTGGAAACTTGAAGGCACATATTGAatgtgttcatgagaagataaaaaaattccaatgtagttactgctctagttcttttacaaatTCTAGTAACTTGAAGACGCATACTGAAGGTGTacataagaagataaaaaaattccaatgtagttactgctctcgTTCTTTCACACAATCTGGAAGCTTGAAGAGGCATATTGAAGGAGttcatgaaaagaaaaagaaatatcaatgtaaTTACTGCTCTGGTACTTTTACACTCTCTGATAGCTTGAAGACACATATTGAATGTGTTCatgagaatataaaaaaatttcaatgtagtTATTGCTCGAGTTCTTTTAAACGCTCTGGAGACTTGAAAAGGCATATTCATGGTGTCCATGAGAAGATCAAAAAATTCCAGTGTACTTACTGCTCTAGTTCCTTTACACAATCTGGAAGCTTGAAGActcatattgaaggtgttcatgaaaagataaaaaaattcaaatgtacttACTGTTCCAGTACTTTTTCACTCTCTGGAAACTTGAAGACACATATTAAatgtgttcatgagaagataaaaaatttccaatgtagttactgctcttgTTCTTTTAAACGCTCTGGAGACTTGAAGACTCATATTGAGGGTGTTCATGAAGATATGCAAACAAACCAATTTATTAACTGCTTTAGTTCTGTCACACAATCCGATAGCTTGAAGACTCATCTTGAAAGTGTTgatgagaagattaaaaaaatccaatgtggTTCCTGCTTTTGTACTTTTACATGCTTGGAAAGCTTGCAGATGCATCATGCAGCTCATCATAAGTAG